In a single window of the Geotrypetes seraphini chromosome 11, aGeoSer1.1, whole genome shotgun sequence genome:
- the C11H16orf91 gene encoding protein CCSMST1 yields MRWNLYRVLGLRSVQASSTKPVVRRIHENSNQPSPEDKEDSTPIPFSTSKGSHRVWTVARSFGSDHQRPLWQALSVSFLSTALLLWCVFREETELDKALFSITELPERGTAEEVHSPNKET; encoded by the exons ATGCGCTGGAATCTTTACCGAGTTTTGGGTCTGAG GTCAGTCCAAGCCTCTAGCACAAAACCTGTAGTGCGAAGAATCCATGAAAATTCCAACCAACCAAGTCCAGAAGACAAAGAAGATTCTACCCCTATTCCATTTTCCACAAGTAAAGGTAGTCACCGTGTTTGGACTGTGGCAAGATCTTTTGGAAGTGATCATCAAAGGCCCTTGTGGCAAGCTCTTTCAGTTAGCTTCTTATCAACAGCATTGTTGCTCTGGTGTGTTTTCAGAGAAGAAACAGAACTGGATAAAGCTTTATTTAGTATTACAGAGTTACCTGAGAGAGGTACAGCAGAGGAAGTACACAGTCCTAACAAGGaaacataa